The DNA region GGGAGGGGCGCAGAATCCTTTACCACCACCACAAGGTCTTTCCTACCTTTGTGAAATTTGCCGAGAACCTAGGAGTCAAGTTGCAGAGACCAAACCTAGACTGGTACTACCACCCCGTCGTAGAGCACAAAGTCTTGACGTGGTGGTATAAAAGCGCGAAGATTGTGGAGAGCGGCGGATACGATGTGCATTTTGCAGACCAATACGAGCAAGTCGCCGCGGTTGCCGGGGTTGAGCTATTGGCAGAGGCTGCCATGGTCTACCAATCTATGTTAAAAAGTGATACGACCACCGTCCTTATCTTTAACTCGCACGATACCTGGCGCAGAGTCGCAACTCGGCTGGGCTCAGCGGTAGACTACGTCTTCTTATTTAGGCACGGGCAACTGGTTGCCTACACTCCTGACAACGCGGCGCCGGTAAGATTCAAGTTCAGAATCGACATGGAGAAAAAGAGAGTTGTCTACGAGAGGGCATGACGTGTATTACTAAGGATCTCTTGCTTAAATTCTTCGCAGAGGCCCCCATCTCGCTTAGGGCTCTTGTACACTATAGGGTTGTCTCCGTCTTCGGCAAGCCATTTGACTACTACCTACTGGAGGAGCCGTGGCGGGTATACGAAGTCCTAGAAAAGGCGTTGGGCAGACACAACGCAGACTTAATAACCAAGGCGATAAGCGACTGGCTTAGAAAAAACGGCTGTTCAGCCGCCGCTGAAGAGGTAAAAAAGGCACTAAGCGAGAAGTCCTACTGGTCAAAATAGCCCTGCACACAACAGCGTCCACAACCGAGCTGGTACATCCCAGCTTCAACCACATAGCCGAGGCGGGGGTTTAAACTTTAATCTACGCATAGATCCATACGTGGATTGGACTACCTGGCTGTACCTGTTGTCACACCTCGTGAATCTAATACCGGCATCTAGGGAGCGGCCTATCTACGCCTACAGAGAGGGGGATAGAGTAGTCATCTGTATTGTCGACGCTCCAGATGATTTACTACTCAGGTACATCGACGTGGAGGGCTACCACATACAGCCGACGTACCTGGCCCTGTATGGGGAGATCCAGCGGAGAGAAGACGGCGTGTATATCAAAAAGGGCTCCGGCGGCGCGGTGGTGGTTCAACCCGCCGGCTCCGCCGGCCGGGTGGCTCTAGTATCAGATAAACACATATACACGGTAAAGATAGGAAAAAGAGGCAGTTGTCCCCATGTTAGAAGTATTTAGGGATAGGGCTAGGGACTACGACGCCTGGTACGAGAGGCATCCCCAACTCTACAGGTCTGAGCTTATGGCAGCCTCCACGTTCAACTGTCGAGGCGGTGTTGAGATAGGGGTTGGCACCGGCAGATTCGCCGCCCCCCTGGGCATAGCCGCCGGGGTGGACCCAGTAAGAGAGATGCTTAGGCTAGCCCCAAGAGAGCTCGACCTCGTGGAGGGCGTGGGGGAGATGCTCCCCTTAAAGGACGGCGCATATCCCTGTGCCCTTATAGTGGTTACGATATGCTTCGTACAGGATCCCGAGGCGCTTCTACGTGAAGCAGCCCGCGCCGCTGGGAGAGTAGTGGCGTGCATCGTGCCTAGAGAGTCGCCGTGGGGCAGGTTGTACACAGAGCTCGGCAGAGGAGGGCATCCTTTTTATTCAAGAGCGCGGTTTTACACGGTGAGGGAAGTTGTGGGGATGGCTAAGGGGCTTAAACCCGTGAGGCTCGTGGCGACGCTTTTCGCCCCTCCGCCCGGCGCCGGGGAGGAGGAGCCCACAGAGGCGTCCATAGACGAGGCCGAGAGGGCAGGCTTCGCCTGTATAGAATTTAAACGGGCATAGACAGCCCCACGTGATCGTTGCGGCAGGCACGAAAAACCCAAACAAGATAAAGGCTGTAAAAGACGCCTATAGGCTTTTCGGATTCCCCGCAGAGGTGGTGCCCGTGGGGAGGCCGGCCGGCACGCCTCCCCAGCCGGTGGGCCTTGAGGAGGTGGTGAAAGGCGCCGTAGCGAGGGCAAAGGCCGCCCTGGAGGCAGTCCCCGGCGCTGAACACGGAGTGGGGGTGGAAGCCGGCGCCGTGCATGCGGGAGGTGCACATCTAGACATCACAGTGGCGGCCATCGCCGACAGAGGGGGCGCTGTGACCCTCGGCTTCGGCCCAGCCTTCCAGATTCCAACCGCCTTCCTACCCGACGTGCTTAAAGGCGTGGAGTTAGGCGAACTCGCCGAGAGGTATTTTAAAAAGCCCTCCGTGGGCTACAGAGAGGGTATCATCGGCGTGCTGACAGGTAGAAGGGTTACGCGGTACCAGCTGAACCTAGCCGCCGTGGCAATGGCCCTCGTGCCAAGGCTCCCCAAAAACGCAAAGCTCTACAGAACCTAGAAAAGGCGCCTCAGCCTCAACGCCCCCCTCCCAGCGTCTGAAGGCTCCCTCCAATGGCGGCATGTGGCCTCTTGGCTAAGGCATAGCCCCTCAACAGCTTTTCGCCCCGTTTCTCACAACAACAGCTTAGTCAACACTGCCCTCTGAGGCACAACATCCACCTCTTCTCGGCTACGGCAGGTAATATGGCTACGGCGCCCGAGCACTCCTCAGCACGGGGCCGCCACCAGCATTGAGCTCTTAGGCCTCCTTTAAATTAACTAACGCCCTATAGCGGATCAACTCCTCCACCAGCAATGGCGAAATCTCGTCTACATCTTGGCCCCGCCGATTTCTTCGAAGTCTCGGCCACAGGCGGAGATTCCCAACGACGCGAAACGCCACGTAGCCAAGACTCTACCCGCTAAAAGGCTAAAATCCTCAATATAGGTACACTTTCATGGAGCTTTCAAAGCCGTGGAGAGACGAGGTGGGGTACTTGAAAGCCAGGTTGCTAGAGGTCTCATACGAGACGGAACTCGCCAAGAGGTTTCTCGAGGAGGGCCTTGTGAGAAACGCCGCGGGGAAGGCGTGGCAGGCGTGGAAAGCCCTCTTAG from Pyrobaculum arsenaticum DSM 13514 includes:
- the yjjX gene encoding inosine/xanthosine triphosphatase codes for the protein MIVAAGTKNPNKIKAVKDAYRLFGFPAEVVPVGRPAGTPPQPVGLEEVVKGAVARAKAALEAVPGAEHGVGVEAGAVHAGGAHLDITVAAIADRGGAVTLGFGPAFQIPTAFLPDVLKGVELGELAERYFKKPSVGYREGIIGVLTGRRVTRYQLNLAAVAMALVPRLPKNAKLYRT
- a CDS encoding class I SAM-dependent methyltransferase, with translation MLEVFRDRARDYDAWYERHPQLYRSELMAASTFNCRGGVEIGVGTGRFAAPLGIAAGVDPVREMLRLAPRELDLVEGVGEMLPLKDGAYPCALIVVTICFVQDPEALLREAARAAGRVVACIVPRESPWGRLYTELGRGGHPFYSRARFYTVREVVGMAKGLKPVRLVATLFAPPPGAGEEEPTEASIDEAERAGFACIEFKRA